One window of the Eucalyptus grandis isolate ANBG69807.140 chromosome 6, ASM1654582v1, whole genome shotgun sequence genome contains the following:
- the LOC104448550 gene encoding anaphase-promoting complex subunit 6 produces the protein MREEEVEKLRGVVRDCVTKHLYSSAIFFADKVAAFTRDPADVYMQAQALFLGRHYRRAFHLLNASKIVLRDLRFRYLAAKCLEELNEWDQCLLMLGDAKVDEHGNVYDTKETNAMYLDKDGEDREINISSAICFLRGKAYEALENRSQARQWYKAAVKADPLCYEALECLINNHMLSSEEEASLLSSLHFGPEDEWLSSFYSCLIKKYDKENVVEAKFKELENESYSSNPSEQSFMRTLKNDTDLMACKAEYYHQCGEYQKCFELTSILLEKDPFHMKCTLVHLTAATELGHSNELYLMACNLVKDYPQKALSWFAVGCYYYCIKKYDQSRRYFSKATNLDGTFPPAWIGYGNAYAAQDEGDQAMSAYRTAARLFPGCHLPTLYIGMEYMRTHSFKLAEQFFMQAKTICPSDPLVYNELGVVSYHMKEYNKAVRWFEKTLAHISSSLSEMWEPTVVNLAHSYRKLKMYNEAILNYEKALALSTRSVCTYAGIAYTYHLQDNFTAAITYYHKALRLKPDDQFCTEMLSLALIDECRRGVDSKFEYR, from the exons atgagggaggaagAGGTAGAGAAGCTGCGGGGGGTGGTGAGGGACTGCGTGACCAAGCACCTCTACTCGTCGGCCATCTTCTTCGCCGACAAGGTCGCCGCTTTCACCCGCGACCCCGCCGACGTCTACATGCAGGCCCAGGCCCTCTTCCTCGGCCGCCACTACCGCCGCGCCTTCCACCTCCTCAACGCCTCCAAGATCGTCCTCCGCGACCTCCGCTTCCGCTACCTCGCCGCCAAATGCCTC GAGGAACTGAACGAGTGGGATCAGTGTCTGCTGATGCTCGGCGATGCCAAGGTGGACGAACATGGGAATGTGTACGACACGAAGGAAACTAATGCCATGTACTTAGATAAGGATGGGGAGGACCGCGAGATCAAT ATATCTTCAGCTATATGCTTTTTGAGAGGCAAGGCATATGAGGCTCTGGAAAATCGTTCCCAAGCCCGGCAATG GTACAAAGCCGCTGTAAAAGCCGATCCTCTCTGTTATGAG GCTTTGGAATGTCTTATCAACAATCACATGCTTTCAAGTGAAGAAG AAGCCAGTTTACTTTCATCACTGCATTTTGGTCCAGAAGATGAATGGCTCTCTTCTTTCTATTCATGCCTGATAAAGAAG TATGACAAAGAGAATGTTGTGGAGGCCAAGTTTAAAGAACTTGAGAATGAAAGTTACAGTAGTAATCCTTCTGAGCAATCTTTCATGCGGACCCTGAAGAATGATACTGATCTAATGGCATGCAAAGCTGAATACTATCATCAGTGTGGTGAATATCAGAAATGCTTTGAATTGACTTCCAT ACTGCTCGAGAAAGATCCCTTCCATATGAAATGTACTCTGGTGCATTTAACAGCTGCTACTGAACTTGGTCATTCAAATGAACTTTACCTTATGGCATGCAACTTAGTGAAGGACTATCCCCAAAA GGCTCTGTCATGGTTTGCTGTCGGTTGCTACTATTATTGCATTAAGAAGTATGACCAGTCACGGCGATATTTCAG CAAGGCTACAAACCTGGATGGTACATTCCCTCCTGCTTGGATTGGTTATGGAAATGCTTATGCTGCTCAAGATGAAGGGGATCAGGCTATGTCTGCATATCGCACTGCTGCTCGTTTGTTTCCTGG gtGCCATTTGCCGACATTATACATTGGGATGGAGTACATGAGAACACATAGTTTTAAACTTGCTGAGCAG TTTTTCATGCAGGCTAAAACAATCTGCCCATCGGACCCTCTTGTATATAACGAATTAGGAGTTGTTTCCTATCACATGAAAGA GTATAACAAAGCTGTTCGGTGGTTTGAGAAAACTTTGGCTCACATTTCATCTTCTTTAAGTGAAATGTGGGAACCCACTGTTGTTAATCTAGCTCATTCATACAGAAAATTAAA GATGTACAATGAAGCAATATTGAACTATGAGAAAGCTCTGGCGTTATCCACAAGAAGCGTGTGCACTTATGCTGGTATTGCTTACACTTACCATTTGCAG GACAACTTCACGGCAGCTATTACATATTATCACAAA